The following are from one region of the Arthrobacter sp. TMP15 genome:
- a CDS encoding NAD(P)/FAD-dependent oxidoreductase: MLTNTQPRFRTVPLALEFGITAGDQPPEHLPQSLSAAAHYAPLTLYLEEPITAPRNIATERGFEASIHEDTEDPSDEESSMRLRVGIIGAGPSGMAQLRAFESARQNGADIPEILCFEKQNNWGGQWNSSWRTGLDEHGEPVHSSMYRHLWSNGPKECLEFADYSFDEHFGRAISSFPPREVLFDYIKGRVESSDVRKYVQFNTVARHTSYNPDTEEFTVTVEDLTTATTTDHVFDKLVVATGHFSTPAVPEFTGINTFPGEVLHAHDFRGAERFATKNLLMIGSSYSAEDIGMQAHKMGAASITFSYRTAPMGFDWPENTVERPLVSHFQGSTAHFSDGTCGEFDAVVLCTGYQHKYPFLPSELSLKSKNVLYPANLYKGVVWQENTNLFYLGAQDQYYTFNMFDAQAWFARDVISGAIELPAPAEREANIQLWLERQAALPDHNAQADFQSEYLRELIAATDYPTFDLDAVSQLFKDWMRQKETDILGYRDTIHRSVITGTMATKHHTRWINAMDDSLGRYLNGPSQDIDTGTLKAVTEEMPAK; the protein is encoded by the coding sequence GTGCTCACAAACACCCAACCCCGGTTCCGGACAGTGCCACTGGCGCTTGAGTTCGGCATAACCGCAGGCGATCAACCGCCCGAACATTTGCCGCAGTCTTTATCTGCCGCCGCGCATTACGCGCCTTTGACGCTCTACCTTGAGGAACCGATCACGGCACCTCGCAACATAGCCACTGAGCGTGGATTCGAAGCGTCGATTCATGAAGACACAGAGGATCCAAGTGATGAGGAGAGCAGCATGAGATTACGAGTTGGAATCATTGGTGCCGGGCCCAGCGGTATGGCTCAGTTGCGGGCGTTTGAGTCTGCCCGGCAAAACGGCGCGGATATCCCTGAGATTTTGTGTTTTGAAAAGCAGAACAACTGGGGTGGCCAATGGAATAGTAGTTGGCGCACCGGTTTGGATGAGCATGGCGAGCCTGTGCACTCCAGCATGTACCGCCACCTGTGGTCCAACGGCCCCAAAGAGTGCCTGGAATTCGCCGACTACTCCTTTGATGAGCACTTTGGCCGCGCCATCTCATCATTCCCGCCCCGTGAAGTCCTTTTTGATTACATCAAGGGCCGCGTTGAAAGCTCCGATGTTCGCAAATATGTCCAGTTCAACACTGTGGCCCGCCACACCAGCTACAACCCGGACACAGAAGAATTCACCGTGACAGTGGAGGATCTAACCACGGCCACCACTACTGATCACGTCTTCGATAAACTGGTAGTCGCTACGGGCCACTTCTCCACTCCTGCCGTGCCGGAATTCACTGGTATCAACACCTTCCCCGGCGAAGTCCTCCACGCTCATGACTTCCGCGGTGCAGAACGCTTCGCAACCAAAAATCTACTCATGATCGGCAGCAGTTACTCGGCCGAAGACATTGGCATGCAAGCCCATAAAATGGGTGCGGCCTCCATTACTTTCAGCTACCGCACAGCTCCGATGGGCTTTGACTGGCCAGAAAACACAGTTGAACGCCCCCTCGTCAGCCACTTCCAGGGCAGCACCGCGCACTTCAGTGATGGCACCTGCGGGGAATTTGACGCCGTGGTACTTTGCACCGGGTACCAGCACAAATACCCGTTCCTACCCAGTGAGCTGAGCCTGAAATCCAAAAATGTGCTCTACCCTGCCAACCTGTACAAGGGCGTGGTGTGGCAAGAAAACACCAACCTGTTCTACTTGGGCGCGCAGGACCAGTATTACACCTTCAACATGTTTGACGCACAGGCATGGTTTGCCAGGGACGTCATCAGTGGCGCCATCGAGCTACCGGCCCCGGCTGAGCGCGAAGCAAATATTCAGCTCTGGTTGGAACGTCAAGCGGCCCTGCCCGATCACAACGCCCAAGCCGATTTCCAGTCGGAGTACCTGCGCGAGCTCATCGCAGCAACCGACTACCCGACCTTCGATCTTGACGCCGTTTCGCAGCTGTTTAAGGATTGGATGAGACAGAAGGAAACGGACATTCTGGGTTACCGCGACACTATCCACCGCTCGGTAATTACCGGAACGATGGCCACAAAACACCACACGCGCTGGATCAACGCTATGGATGATTCCCTAGGACGCTACCTCAACGGCCCATCGCAGGATATTGATACTGGCACGCTAAAAGCTGTCACAGAGGAAATGCCCGCCAAGTAG
- a CDS encoding ABC-F family ATP-binding cassette domain-containing protein yields the protein MSATLVAKDLAGGHAHRTLFNNLSFTVAPGDVIGVVGANGAGKSTLLSLLAGASIPQGGSVSTAPQDAFIGWLPQEHERIEGESIASYIGRRTGCTQATVEMETSAEALGTGTSADNDRYAAALDRWLASGAVDLAERIPAILAELGLTVDPHGAMTGLSGGQAARVALAALLLSRFDIVLLDEPTNDLDLAGLARLEDFVKGLRGGVVLVSHDREFLSRCITSVVELDQAQNKVAVYEGGYDSFLEERAIAKRHAREAYDEFSDKKADLVGRARTQREWSSQGVRNAMKKSPDNDKIRRRASAESSEKQAQKVRQMESRIARLDEVEEPRKEWALQFRIGEAPRSSTVVCTLNAAVLTQGSFTMGPVSVQVNAGERIGITGPNGAGKSTLLRLLLGQRAPDSGTASLGANVSIGEVDQTRSQFPEDKPLGAAFEELVPELNQGEVRTLLAKFGLKADQVSSVVGALSPGERTRASLALLQARGVNVLVLDEPTNHLDLPAIEQLEQALDSYEGTLLLVTHDRRLLENVSLDTRWAVDGGQVTEL from the coding sequence ATGAGCGCAACACTTGTGGCAAAGGACCTTGCCGGCGGCCACGCACACCGCACCTTGTTCAATAACCTTTCTTTCACCGTGGCCCCAGGCGATGTGATTGGCGTTGTGGGCGCTAATGGTGCCGGGAAATCAACGCTGCTCAGTCTCTTAGCGGGTGCATCGATACCGCAGGGCGGCTCCGTCAGCACGGCCCCGCAGGATGCCTTTATCGGCTGGCTGCCGCAGGAACATGAACGGATTGAGGGCGAATCAATTGCCTCCTACATTGGCCGGCGTACCGGCTGCACCCAAGCAACGGTTGAGATGGAGACCTCAGCTGAGGCGTTGGGCACGGGCACCTCTGCGGATAATGACAGGTATGCTGCCGCGCTTGATCGCTGGCTGGCCTCTGGCGCCGTTGATCTTGCGGAGCGCATCCCTGCGATACTGGCAGAACTGGGACTCACCGTTGATCCCCATGGCGCCATGACAGGACTTTCCGGCGGTCAGGCCGCTCGCGTAGCGCTTGCCGCGCTGCTGCTGAGCCGTTTTGACATCGTCCTGCTGGACGAGCCCACCAACGACCTCGATTTGGCCGGACTTGCCCGGCTCGAAGATTTCGTGAAGGGACTACGCGGTGGTGTGGTGCTTGTTTCTCACGACCGGGAATTTCTTTCGAGGTGTATAACTTCGGTGGTGGAGCTGGACCAGGCACAAAACAAGGTAGCTGTTTATGAAGGTGGCTATGACTCGTTTCTGGAGGAGCGCGCCATCGCCAAACGGCACGCCCGCGAAGCTTATGACGAATTTTCCGATAAAAAGGCTGACCTCGTAGGGCGTGCACGGACCCAGCGTGAGTGGAGCTCTCAGGGTGTACGCAACGCCATGAAGAAGAGCCCGGACAATGACAAAATCCGTCGTCGCGCCAGCGCCGAGTCCTCCGAGAAGCAGGCCCAAAAGGTACGCCAAATGGAGTCCCGCATTGCCCGGCTCGATGAAGTAGAAGAACCACGCAAAGAATGGGCACTGCAATTTCGCATTGGTGAAGCACCGCGTTCCAGTACTGTCGTTTGCACATTAAATGCCGCCGTTCTCACTCAAGGCAGCTTCACCATGGGCCCGGTCTCGGTGCAAGTCAACGCTGGCGAACGGATTGGCATCACAGGCCCCAATGGCGCAGGCAAATCGACCCTGCTGCGATTGCTGCTTGGCCAGCGCGCCCCTGACAGCGGAACAGCGTCCCTGGGGGCAAATGTCTCAATCGGAGAAGTAGACCAAACCCGCAGCCAGTTCCCCGAAGACAAGCCCCTGGGTGCTGCTTTTGAAGAGCTTGTGCCGGAGCTAAACCAAGGCGAGGTCAGGACGCTCTTGGCCAAGTTTGGCTTGAAGGCTGACCAAGTGAGTAGCGTCGTGGGCGCCCTCTCCCCCGGGGAGCGCACCCGTGCATCCTTGGCGCTTCTGCAGGCACGCGGAGTGAACGTCCTGGTGCTGGATGAACCAACCAATCATCTGGATCTGCCTGCGATCGAGCAACTGGAGCAGGCTCTGGATAGTTACGAAGGCACACTGCTACTTGTCACCCATGACAGGCGGCTATTGGAGAACGTTTCCCTTGACACCAGGTGGGCTGTCGATGGCGGTCAGGTCACAGAGCTTTAA
- a CDS encoding OsmC family protein encodes MSEATLTENSNDAAQRSARLGEAGAAWAQRIDLNAENAKLTYKVAGVGVGSVATRLNAGKHQFTVDEPAALAGDDAAASPVEYVLGAVIACQVVVYRLYAEQLGIQIDDITINAEGDLDVRGLFGIDPAVRPGFSDIRLAVSISGPETQERYEELARTVEARCPVQDMLSNSTPVSAVVRKS; translated from the coding sequence ATGAGCGAAGCAACTCTTACCGAAAACAGCAACGACGCGGCACAGCGTTCGGCCCGGTTGGGTGAGGCCGGGGCAGCCTGGGCGCAGCGGATCGATCTCAACGCCGAGAATGCCAAGCTGACGTACAAGGTGGCTGGTGTGGGTGTCGGCTCGGTAGCCACGCGACTCAACGCTGGCAAGCACCAATTCACTGTGGATGAGCCGGCAGCGCTGGCCGGGGACGACGCGGCGGCCAGTCCGGTGGAGTACGTGCTGGGCGCTGTCATCGCCTGCCAGGTGGTGGTGTACCGGCTATATGCCGAACAACTCGGGATCCAGATCGATGACATCACCATTAACGCCGAAGGGGATTTGGACGTGCGCGGCCTGTTTGGGATCGACCCCGCCGTGCGGCCTGGATTCAGTGATATCCGGTTGGCTGTTTCGATCTCCGGCCCCGAAACGCAGGAACGCTATGAGGAACTTGCCCGTACAGTGGAGGCGCGCTGTCCCGTGCAGGACATGCTCAGCAACTCCACACCCGTGAGCGCTGTGGTTAGGAAAAGCTAG
- a CDS encoding GntR family transcriptional regulator, translating to MPTPLPHGIHKRSLLRNDVYESIRDAIIDGTFAAGERLRDPELEAWLGVSRTPIREALLRLERAGLIVSQPGRATMVASLDPAATKDARQVVAAMHELATRLAVPVLTEEHLANMVTANAKFSAALETDDVDAALAADDQFHAEMVAACANAMIPLVLDQSMPVLRRMEYQRFSSDQARHSVTAHAQIIKLASLGDTEAASLATRDNWLSLDTQIQN from the coding sequence ATGCCCACTCCCCTGCCCCACGGAATCCACAAACGGTCTCTGCTGCGCAATGATGTCTATGAATCCATTCGCGACGCCATCATTGATGGCACCTTCGCCGCCGGCGAGCGGTTGCGTGATCCTGAACTGGAAGCGTGGCTGGGCGTGAGCAGGACCCCGATTCGGGAAGCTTTGCTTCGTTTGGAACGGGCCGGGCTGATTGTTTCCCAGCCGGGCAGGGCCACGATGGTGGCGTCCTTGGACCCTGCCGCCACAAAGGATGCCCGGCAGGTGGTGGCGGCGATGCATGAGCTGGCAACCAGATTGGCTGTCCCGGTCCTGACCGAAGAACATCTTGCCAATATGGTCACGGCCAACGCCAAGTTCTCCGCCGCGCTGGAGACCGACGACGTCGATGCCGCCTTAGCTGCCGACGATCAGTTTCATGCCGAAATGGTTGCAGCCTGCGCCAACGCAATGATTCCGCTGGTGCTTGATCAGAGCATGCCTGTGCTGCGGCGGATGGAGTATCAGCGCTTTAGTTCCGATCAGGCACGGCATTCGGTCACGGCACATGCGCAGATCATTAAACTGGCCAGCCTTGGGGACACCGAAGCCGCCTCGCTGGCCACCCGGGACAACTGGTTGTCACTGGATACTCAGATACAAAACTAA
- the ccsB gene encoding c-type cytochrome biogenesis protein CcsB: MPEINESFAQLSEQLMLVAGLAYAVAFCAYAWDLVTFNQAVKKGLAGQETAGKAAGQGAEARELALSGVGARSSEGQDLGSGPLDRATRPSSKTHTVSDGVTAGDSMLYGKERRVVARVAVALTVVAAVVQGFAVLFRGLAAGRVPWGNMYEFCTTGSFVVAIVFLLVLTRRDLRFLGTFVIGLVLVMIVAASVSFWTPVGHLVPALQSYWLIIHVSIAVLSSAFFTITFAMSVLQLIQGRREASIALGKKDKAPVLRLVPNALSLENLSYRINGIAFVGWTLTLMFGAIWAEKAWGRFWGWDTKEVWTFVIWVVYAGYLHARATKGWTGTRAAWLSIVGYLCVVFNFTIVNVYFSGLHSYAGVGS; the protein is encoded by the coding sequence ATGCCAGAGATCAATGAAAGCTTTGCCCAGCTCAGCGAGCAGCTCATGCTGGTTGCCGGGCTGGCGTATGCTGTCGCGTTTTGTGCCTACGCGTGGGACCTGGTGACATTTAACCAAGCGGTTAAGAAAGGTTTGGCAGGCCAAGAAACAGCAGGCAAGGCTGCTGGTCAGGGCGCCGAGGCTAGAGAACTGGCGCTTAGTGGTGTTGGCGCGCGCAGCTCCGAGGGACAGGATCTAGGCTCCGGCCCGTTGGACCGCGCCACGCGTCCCAGCAGTAAGACCCATACCGTCTCCGACGGTGTTACCGCCGGAGACTCCATGCTTTACGGCAAGGAACGCCGGGTTGTTGCCCGCGTGGCCGTGGCACTGACAGTTGTGGCCGCCGTCGTACAAGGTTTTGCGGTGCTTTTCCGCGGACTGGCTGCAGGGCGTGTTCCGTGGGGCAACATGTACGAATTTTGCACGACGGGCAGCTTCGTTGTTGCGATAGTGTTCCTGCTGGTCCTCACCCGCCGGGACCTGCGGTTCCTTGGGACGTTCGTCATTGGCCTGGTGCTGGTGATGATTGTTGCCGCGTCCGTCTCGTTCTGGACGCCTGTGGGCCACCTGGTGCCCGCTCTGCAAAGCTACTGGCTGATCATCCACGTCTCCATTGCCGTGCTGTCCTCAGCATTCTTCACTATTACCTTTGCCATGTCGGTTCTGCAGCTTATTCAGGGCCGCCGCGAGGCCTCGATCGCTCTGGGCAAAAAAGACAAGGCACCTGTTTTGCGTCTTGTGCCCAACGCGCTAAGCCTTGAAAATCTCTCCTACCGGATCAACGGTATTGCGTTTGTGGGCTGGACATTGACGCTCATGTTCGGTGCCATCTGGGCTGAAAAGGCGTGGGGACGTTTCTGGGGCTGGGATACCAAGGAAGTTTGGACGTTCGTAATCTGGGTGGTTTACGCGGGCTACCTGCACGCCCGGGCTACCAAGGGCTGGACAGGGACGCGCGCTGCTTGGCTTTCCATAGTTGGCTACCTTTGCGTTGTCTTTAACTTCACCATCGTGAACGTGTACTTCTCCGGATTGCACTCATACGCAGGAGTGGGCAGCTAA
- a CDS encoding ABC transporter ATP-binding protein → MRSFPYKSAKKPNLSSPGRYLLWLAGAQRGTLLIGIVYGSIWTVCQALTPYVLGQAIDQGILPGNFARLSTWVGVLVALTIVQSISATLRHRAAVSNWLQAAYRSAQVVGYKVTRSGDALPQKFSTGEVVSTCASDAMRIGEIFDVAARLAGSVVGYLLVSFLVFQSSWQLGLVVLFGVPLCGAALMFVIRPLQRRQKEQREAAGQMTALGADTVTGLRVLRGIGGEHIFVQRYRERSRTTQLAGNKVAYSLADLDAAQVLVVGVFSVAFTWIGALQALSGQIDTGQLVALYGYAVFLVSPIRTAADAVSRFIRAQVGARRIIDVLATPSAVHDVEATVPAPFAPSALFDSATGVVIAPGTLTAVVSGDPAQSANLARRLGRFEDAVLREAEVRWGAEALHLMPLREVRSRIVVSDAEPQLFTGTLREELDPTGKHTDAQIMDAIEVASAHDVFDGLDNGLDDEVTEKGRGFSGGQRQRLTLARAVLTEAEVLVLIEPTSAVDAHTESRIATALQRTRGVPENTTVVVSVSPLLLGAMDTVVFLQDGKILAQGTHRELLDTVPDYRKVVIRGEGMDGHSAEVVNNTGTNGGGN, encoded by the coding sequence GTGCGCTCTTTTCCTTACAAATCCGCTAAAAAACCGAATCTGAGCTCCCCTGGCCGTTATCTTCTGTGGTTGGCTGGCGCTCAGCGTGGGACCCTCTTGATTGGCATCGTGTACGGCTCCATTTGGACTGTTTGCCAAGCGCTGACTCCCTATGTACTGGGTCAGGCGATTGACCAGGGCATTCTGCCCGGCAACTTCGCCCGCCTCTCTACCTGGGTGGGCGTATTGGTTGCGTTGACAATCGTGCAGTCCATCTCCGCTACCTTGCGTCACCGCGCAGCCGTGAGTAATTGGTTGCAGGCCGCGTACCGTTCCGCCCAAGTGGTGGGTTACAAGGTGACCCGCAGTGGAGATGCGTTGCCGCAAAAATTCTCCACGGGGGAAGTGGTCTCCACTTGTGCCTCCGATGCCATGCGCATTGGGGAGATCTTTGACGTGGCCGCGCGCTTGGCCGGTTCCGTGGTGGGCTACCTGCTGGTCTCCTTTTTGGTCTTCCAATCATCGTGGCAGTTGGGATTGGTGGTGTTATTTGGTGTGCCGCTATGCGGTGCCGCACTGATGTTCGTGATCCGGCCTTTGCAAAGGCGTCAAAAGGAACAGCGTGAGGCCGCCGGCCAGATGACTGCCTTGGGCGCAGACACCGTAACGGGCCTGCGCGTTTTGCGGGGCATTGGCGGGGAGCACATCTTCGTTCAGCGTTACAGGGAGCGTTCACGTACTACGCAGCTGGCGGGTAATAAGGTGGCGTATTCGCTGGCCGATTTGGATGCTGCGCAGGTCTTGGTGGTTGGCGTGTTCAGCGTGGCCTTCACCTGGATCGGCGCCCTGCAGGCATTATCCGGACAAATCGACACCGGCCAGCTCGTGGCTCTTTATGGGTACGCGGTATTCCTGGTGTCCCCCATCCGCACCGCAGCCGATGCAGTTTCGCGTTTTATTCGCGCCCAAGTGGGAGCCCGGCGCATCATTGATGTTTTGGCCACCCCTTCTGCCGTGCACGACGTCGAGGCTACAGTGCCGGCCCCCTTCGCACCGAGCGCTTTGTTCGATTCGGCAACGGGGGTGGTGATTGCACCAGGTACGCTAACCGCCGTCGTCTCCGGCGATCCTGCCCAGTCAGCAAATCTAGCCCGGCGGCTTGGCCGGTTTGAGGATGCGGTGTTGCGTGAGGCGGAGGTGCGCTGGGGTGCCGAAGCGCTGCACCTGATGCCGCTGCGTGAGGTCCGCTCACGGATCGTTGTCTCTGATGCTGAGCCGCAGTTATTCACCGGAACGCTGCGGGAGGAACTGGATCCTACGGGAAAGCATACCGATGCCCAGATCATGGATGCCATTGAGGTAGCTAGTGCCCATGACGTATTTGATGGTCTGGACAACGGACTAGATGACGAAGTGACGGAGAAAGGACGCGGTTTCTCCGGCGGGCAGCGCCAACGTTTAACTTTGGCGCGCGCAGTGCTGACAGAAGCGGAAGTGCTGGTGCTGATTGAACCGACCAGTGCCGTTGATGCGCACACCGAATCCCGGATCGCCACGGCCCTGCAACGCACTCGCGGGGTACCTGAGAACACCACAGTGGTGGTCAGTGTTAGCCCGCTGCTACTGGGCGCTATGGATACTGTGGTGTTCCTGCAGGACGGGAAAATTTTAGCGCAGGGTACGCACCGCGAGCTCCTGGACACCGTTCCGGATTACCGAAAAGTGGTAATCCGCGGCGAAGGTATGGATGGCCACAGCGCCGAAGTTGTGAACAATACCGGCACAAACGGTGGGGGAAACTGA
- a CDS encoding ABC transporter ATP-binding protein encodes MADNKLPVADSAQVKAEGLRLMSAHKKPLAGVVGLYVVSAAAGLAGPFLLGRLVDAISVGTTAGFIATVAMSLAGFVIVQTILARWARRKGMVLGEKVFAQLREEFMEQVTSLPLSTVEKAGTGDLVSRTTNDVDSVSHTVRFGVPQVLVSVATIALTATAALLTSPLVAVALLVGTPLLIPVTRWYLKRATAGYLAERESYAVLNGAITETIEGARTVDALSLGPHRRNRIDAALKNCFEREKYTLGLRTILFPVTELAFWLPVAAVLLWGGWLSSQDLVTTGMVATVALYAMQLIDPVDTLIMWIDEIQVGASSLARIVGIRNVSPDRIATDAVPTDEQIILNNARYAYREGHNVLHGIDLTLRPGERLAMVGPSGAGKSTLGRLLAGIHGPTSGSVTVGGVPLVDRPLDELRGEVALVTQEHHVFVGTLADNVRLGKADATDAQIEKALSDVGSLSWVRALPEGIATEVGSGSHTLTPAQAQELALARLVLADPHTLVLDEATSLIDPQAARDLEFSLSAVLAGRTVVAIAHRLHTAHDADRVAVVEKGRISELGSHDELLAQGGSYAALWNSWRQDA; translated from the coding sequence ATGGCTGATAACAAGCTTCCTGTGGCGGATTCCGCTCAGGTTAAGGCAGAGGGTTTGCGTTTGATGAGCGCACACAAAAAGCCACTGGCCGGTGTGGTTGGGCTCTATGTTGTGTCTGCTGCGGCAGGTCTGGCCGGACCGTTCCTCTTGGGCAGGCTGGTAGACGCCATCAGCGTTGGCACCACTGCCGGGTTTATTGCCACTGTGGCGATGAGCTTGGCTGGCTTTGTGATTGTGCAGACCATACTGGCGCGATGGGCCAGGCGTAAAGGCATGGTGTTGGGGGAGAAAGTATTTGCCCAACTCCGTGAGGAATTCATGGAGCAGGTCACCTCGCTTCCGCTATCTACCGTGGAAAAGGCGGGGACCGGTGACCTTGTGTCCCGCACAACCAACGACGTTGACTCGGTCTCACACACCGTCCGCTTTGGTGTTCCACAGGTGCTGGTTTCAGTAGCAACCATTGCGCTGACGGCCACCGCAGCACTCTTGACCAGTCCACTTGTGGCCGTGGCCCTGCTGGTGGGTACACCATTGCTGATTCCCGTCACACGCTGGTACCTCAAGCGCGCCACTGCCGGATACTTGGCGGAGCGCGAAAGCTACGCGGTGCTCAATGGCGCCATCACCGAGACCATCGAGGGTGCCCGCACAGTTGACGCGCTGAGTCTTGGGCCGCACCGGCGCAACAGGATCGATGCGGCTCTAAAAAACTGCTTTGAACGTGAAAAGTACACGCTGGGATTGCGCACAATACTGTTCCCGGTGACCGAACTCGCTTTCTGGCTCCCGGTGGCTGCCGTGCTGTTGTGGGGCGGCTGGCTGTCATCCCAAGACCTTGTCACCACTGGCATGGTGGCCACGGTTGCGCTGTATGCCATGCAACTCATCGACCCCGTGGACACGCTGATCATGTGGATCGACGAGATCCAGGTGGGCGCCTCATCGTTGGCCCGCATTGTGGGCATCCGCAACGTTTCTCCGGACAGGATCGCCACGGATGCGGTGCCCACAGATGAGCAAATTATTCTCAACAACGCCCGTTACGCCTACCGTGAAGGCCACAACGTTTTGCACGGGATCGATCTCACGCTCCGTCCCGGCGAGCGTCTGGCCATGGTGGGTCCTTCTGGGGCGGGTAAGTCCACCCTTGGCCGGTTGCTGGCCGGAATCCATGGACCTACTTCCGGTTCCGTCACGGTGGGCGGGGTGCCGTTGGTTGACCGCCCGCTGGATGAATTACGAGGAGAGGTCGCCTTGGTCACCCAAGAACACCACGTGTTCGTGGGAACGCTGGCAGACAACGTCCGCTTGGGGAAGGCCGATGCAACTGACGCGCAGATCGAAAAGGCCCTCTCCGACGTCGGATCCTTATCTTGGGTGCGTGCCCTCCCCGAAGGTATTGCCACTGAAGTGGGTTCGGGATCACACACGCTGACCCCCGCTCAGGCGCAGGAACTGGCGTTGGCCCGGCTAGTGCTGGCGGATCCGCACACACTGGTGCTGGACGAGGCGACCTCGTTGATCGATCCGCAGGCCGCCCGCGATCTGGAGTTTTCACTGAGTGCCGTTTTGGCCGGACGGACTGTTGTGGCGATTGCGCACCGCCTGCATACCGCGCACGACGCCGATCGTGTGGCGGTGGTGGAAAAGGGACGAATTTCCGAGCTGGGTTCCCACGATGAACTGCTGGCGCAAGGCGGATCCTACGCTGCGTTGTGGAACTCGTGGCGGCAAGACGCGTAA
- a CDS encoding 1-aminocyclopropane-1-carboxylate deaminase: MAISDFERYPLTFGPSPIHDLPRLSEHLGGAKIWAKREDVNSGLAFGGNKTRKLEYIVPDAIAQGADTLVSIGGYQSNHTRQVAAVAAKLGMKARLVQENWVDWPDPLSDRVGNIQLSRIMGAEVHLDSAGFDIGIRNSWEQAIKDVQDAGGEPYPIPAGASEHHLGGLGFANWAYEVEKQEQELGIFFDTIVVCTVTGSTHAGMIAGFAGQDRPRRVIGIDASATIEKTRAQVARIARHTAALIGLERDIRDDEITVLEGWAGDYYGIPVDSTLEAIRLSGTLEGMIIDPVYEGKSMAGLIDLVSSKDIPTTSNVLYAHLGGQLALNAYSGLFR; the protein is encoded by the coding sequence ATGGCAATCTCAGATTTCGAGCGTTATCCCCTGACTTTTGGCCCCAGTCCCATCCATGACCTGCCACGCTTAAGTGAGCACCTGGGCGGGGCAAAAATCTGGGCAAAACGCGAGGATGTGAACAGTGGCCTGGCTTTTGGCGGCAACAAAACACGCAAACTGGAATACATCGTCCCGGACGCCATCGCCCAAGGCGCTGACACTTTGGTGTCCATTGGCGGCTACCAGTCCAACCACACCCGCCAAGTAGCTGCCGTTGCCGCCAAACTCGGGATGAAAGCCCGGCTCGTGCAGGAAAACTGGGTGGACTGGCCTGACCCACTCAGTGATCGTGTGGGCAATATCCAGCTAAGCCGCATCATGGGTGCTGAGGTCCACCTCGACTCCGCGGGCTTTGACATTGGCATTCGCAACAGCTGGGAGCAGGCCATCAAAGATGTGCAAGACGCTGGCGGCGAGCCCTATCCCATTCCCGCTGGAGCCTCGGAGCACCACCTAGGCGGACTTGGTTTCGCGAACTGGGCCTACGAAGTTGAAAAACAGGAACAGGAACTTGGCATCTTTTTCGACACGATCGTGGTCTGTACAGTGACAGGATCCACCCACGCAGGGATGATCGCGGGGTTCGCCGGACAGGACCGCCCGCGGCGAGTCATTGGCATTGACGCCTCCGCAACGATCGAAAAAACTCGTGCTCAGGTGGCAAGGATCGCCCGCCATACCGCGGCACTGATTGGCTTGGAGCGCGACATTCGCGATGATGAGATCACCGTCCTGGAAGGCTGGGCCGGTGACTACTACGGGATTCCCGTGGATTCCACCCTGGAAGCTATCCGCCTCTCCGGCACACTCGAGGGAATGATTATTGATCCCGTCTATGAGGGCAAGTCCATGGCCGGACTCATTGATCTGGTCAGCTCCAAGGACATCCCGACTACTAGCAACGTCCTCTACGCGCACCTCGGCGGACAACTGGCGCTCAACGCCTACAGCGGGCTGTTTCGCTAG